The Helianthus annuus cultivar XRQ/B chromosome 11, HanXRQr2.0-SUNRISE, whole genome shotgun sequence region GTTTGGCATCTTTGCCGATGCGTTTGGGTGGTTTGGGCCTCCTCTCAGCTCGGGAGGTTGGAGTTTATGCTTTTGTGGCGTCTAGAGCTCAGTCGTATGTATTGCAAGACCATATCCTTCGGAACAGTGGAGTTGTTAAGCTTGATGTAGACTACCAACAGGCCCTTGAGTACTTAAGTGTCTCTCTTCCAGACTTTGATATTGGCAGTTTCTCTAATATGGacaccgcccccccccccccccaaagccacaaaaaactttggcgaatgctCTATTTGACAAAATCGCTCAGAGTCTAGGAGAAACATTTGATCTGTCTCAACGCCAGAAGGCGGTGATTGAGTGCTTGAAAGGCCCCCATGCGCAAGACTTTTTAACTGTTATCCCGATCGAGGGGCTAGGGCAATGCATGTCGGCTGTTGAGTATAGGGCTATCCTCAAATACCGGCTGATGATCCCTATGTATCCAGAAGATGAAACATGCCCAATCTGCCGTAAAGCCTGTAtggataaatacggggagcatgcTGTTCATTGTAAGGAGCTCCCTGGTTtcaaatatcggcatgactgGGTGAGAGATGTTTTGGGGGACATCTTGAGGAGGGCGGGGATTTCTGCGAAGAAGGAGGCCCCTGTGAATTTCCTTACAGACCccatggaagggagatctacactgagaccagcggatctgctcgtctttggctgggcaggagggaaacatgcttgtgtggatCTCACAGGAGTCTCCCCCTTAGCTGGTTTAAGGGAAAGCGGGTTTGTAGCAGGACAAGCTATAAGGAAAGCAGAATCAAAAAAGGTGGATAAACACGCTAAAGCATGTGCTGATAACCAACATGTATTTGTCCCCTTCGCCTTCGACACCTTTGGCTCCCTAGCTCCAGAAGCTATCCGTTTGTTGACTAGGGTCCACAAGGTTGTCCATAACAGTTGCTCATCAACAGGGGGGCAGGGGTTTGTCTTTAAtaggctagggtttgctattcagaaagggatagcggcgcagcttgttgctcgcttacctgcgCTATTGATGTAAAGTAATCAAATTTGAAtgagttagaaaaaaaaaaaaaaaaaaaaaaaaaaaaaaaaaaaaaaaaaaaaaaaaagtgaagatTCAGACTGAAAGTTGTATAGAAGGTAACAACTATGTGGCCAACTTTCTGATCAAGATCAGCAAATCCTGCAAACCCATGGTTGGTTGGTTGCATCTGTATACATATATCAACAAATGTCAATTTACTTTATTCACCTTTCTTTATAAGTAATAATATATGAATATGTCTTCCTCCCTTTTTTATTTTATTCCATGAGTGAGTTGCGTAGGATTGATCCCTTAGAAGTAGTATGTGAATATTTGTTCTTTTTCCTCTTCCTCTATCCCATAGGTAAGGGTTGCCGGGGCGGTgcgtgatagaattctatcactagtgaaccaccccctcCCCTAATATATACCATTATAGTTTTGTGGAGGTATCTCTAGTCTAGGAAAATAAATGAATAATTAGTTTAATTACATTGCAAATTAAttcaattatatttattttataaatcaaTGAAGCCACCATTACACCAAGTTTATTTACTTCCAATTCATGAATACAAAGTACCTAGAAATTAAGTAAAATGACAACAAATTTAACCCTTAGAATGAACAAAATTACTGTAAATAGGAATGCATACATGATGACTTAAATTAACCAACAGTCAGTTCAGTGCATTGTCTTGAAGGGTTTATAGACTTGGAGATCTTTAATCACTCCAGCCACTGATCCCGCAGCCGCACAAACCGAAATTACAAGGCACGCTACACTCAACGTTTCTAGACAAATCCATTTCCTACTCCACTTGGGTACCTTCTTTTGAGCAATATACATTTCTATCGGGAAATAAACAGTTAGCGGCCAGAACCCGATCGCTCCAAGGATCCCAACCACATCTTCAAAGAACGGCATCAGCATAGCAACCAGGGTGGTCATACACACGAACATGCTTCTCCATACCAATCTAAACATATTCACTTTGTAACCCACAACCGGAACATGTAGTTCCTCTGTGATGAATTTGCTTTCCGGGAAATACTCTGAAGCGGTACCCTCAACAAATGCGAATATGGGCTGTGCAAACACTTGGTATGCACCAACAAGGTGGACTATGATGGCAACATTTGCTATGTCAACCAGCCAAAAGGGGTCGTAgaacccaaacccggttagaaGGTTTCCTGGAGCATGGTCTCCGAAAGCAGCATAACCGAAACAGCCACAAAGCATATAGAAAACAGACGTCGTTATCACGCTTATCAAAGTCGCCTTCTTCATCGTTCCCTGCTCCGTCTCCGGTGGCGGCGGGGCTTTGATCGTGTCTTCGATTTCAATGAGGACATTAGAGTAAGCGTAGGCAAATGCAATGGCCCCAAATGCTTGGAAACTCCTCCATATTTTTTGTGTTTGAGTCACTTCTCCAACACTTATACCAGTTAAGCTCCCCTTGATTTTACCATTTTCTGTTCAACATAAATATTGTGTTTCACAGTTTTGTAACTCTAACTAAAGTgttcttatatatttttgttacaTAAATAGATTGAATCATCGAAAATGAGTATCACCGATGGACATATACCTACTCCTGAAACTCGAGtcagttatatatattttttttataaaagatttgCCAAAGTCCGGGTTCTGTTGGTTTCAGTAGGAACTCAATGCCTACAGTTTTATCCACTTCACCAACAGACCCGTCCGTCAGTGATACTCATTGGTACGTAACTAAATTACTTGCGTTGGAAGAAAAATACCCGCAAATTTAGCGATCCCGAGACCAAGACCAATGGCGGAGTAAGTGAAGGACATGACGGCGGCCACTATCGACAGCCATGAAATCTCGTGGAAATCCGGGATTTGAGAGAGGAAGATCTGCACAGCCCCAAACAGTACCATAAATGGAGTCCCCGATACTCCACAGCGACTATCATGTCCTTTCTCATGAAAACAACTTGATCTTTTTATAGCCCTTCAATTCATTTTACAGTATAAACTTTCTTAATTTATATTAACAACATATCAAcggttattttatatatatagctAGCTAGCTACTCACATCATGCTAATGGAGGCAGCAATGGTGTACCCAATTGTAGTTCCAGCAAGATTAAAATACTGAATGAACCCACAAATCTTAAATTTAAACCCACCTGAAAAATTAAGATTAAAACTTCGAAATAGCATACCAAGATTGGATGTATGTACCAATTGTTTAATTATGTAGCATACCAAGATTGGATTTGACGGCTTCCGTGTAGGTATAGTTTCGTTTACCAGTCACAGGGTCACGATAACATGAGGCGAGCAGGCAAGAACAGTAGTAAGTTacaaaggaaaaaagaaaaagaacagTGGGTCCGGCGATCCAACCCAGCTGAGCCGTGGCCCATGCCAATGCCAGGACGCCAGAGCCTATGACCGCGGTGATAATATGCGCGCTAGCAGTCCAAAGAGTCCCTGTTCTTTTTAGACGGCCATCGTCGTCGAAGAACTTGGACTGAGAAGACAAGTCCCCGGAAATTTCAAAGCCTTGTTGGTAGTTTGGTGCATTATCTTCATCCATTTTCATAACGGATTAAATTTGATTGATGAATGTGTTTGAGTTCAATCTGTTTAGTGAAATGGCAGTgaaggaatatatatatatacatatggtGAGGTAGGCGTGAAAGACCAAGATAAGATACATGCAAAATGGAGCATAATAAATTTGCCAAAATACTAGATTTTGAAATTTAGTGATAAGTTTTTATTTACGGTATttcacaagttttagtttcataTAGTAAAAAACatatgattatttttatttttattttgtttttgtgattattttattattattttgaattaAGTTACTAATTAGTTTCTCTAATACATACACATTACTTGTTAGTAGCATATGCCATATAGAGAAAATCGTCCAAGTTTAAATCCGAACAAATGAGCAGTTTAAAGTTATTGGCGTAAAGAATTAACATTTGTCGTTAAAAAATCTTAACTTATCCTTTGTTTCTTTAACTAATAACTATTTAATTAAACCCAAGTTAAATATTTTatcttttactttattttatatatacatacatacacat contains the following coding sequences:
- the LOC110889058 gene encoding amino acid permease 4, with protein sequence MKMDEDNAPNYQQGFEISGDLSSQSKFFDDDGRLKRTGTLWTASAHIITAVIGSGVLALAWATAQLGWIAGPTVLFLFSFVTYYCSCLLASCYRDPVTGKRNYTYTEAVKSNLGGFKFKICGFIQYFNLAGTTIGYTIAASISMMAIKRSSCFHEKGHDSRCGVSGTPFMVLFGAVQIFLSQIPDFHEISWLSIVAAVMSFTYSAIGLGLGIAKFAENGKIKGSLTGISVGEVTQTQKIWRSFQAFGAIAFAYAYSNVLIEIEDTIKAPPPPETEQGTMKKATLISVITTSVFYMLCGCFGYAAFGDHAPGNLLTGFGFYDPFWLVDIANVAIIVHLVGAYQVFAQPIFAFVEGTASEYFPESKFITEELHVPVVGYKVNMFRLVWRSMFVCMTTLVAMLMPFFEDVVGILGAIGFWPLTVYFPIEMYIAQKKVPKWSRKWICLETLSVACLVISVCAAAGSVAGVIKDLQVYKPFKTMH